The Infirmifilum lucidum DNA segment AATTTTCAGTGTACTGGGAGTACGAGGCAAAAGCAGTATTTGGTTACGAAAAGCCGAAAGTGTGGATAGCAGAGGATGACACAGGGCTCATAGGCTTCGCAGTTTATAGCGCACTTGAGCCGCACTGGTTTGGGCGTTTCGGCGAAGTCGAGGCAGAAGGGAATAGGTTTTATCCTCCTATTCAACAGCCTTAGGAGCATGAGAGAAGAGGGCCAGAGAATAGCCGTCATCCCCTGGACTAGCCACCTGTTCTTCTACACTCAGGTTCCAGGGATAAAGGGGATAAGGCACTATGGATAATGGAGAAGAAATTATAGTCTCTTTTTGTCTCTTTCAATGTACTGCCGGGAGTAATCCCCCTCAGTACTCGAGTAGTCTCTCTATCTTCTCGAGCGCCTTTAGGCCGGAACCCGTGAGGGGGGCCAGGACGCTCTCCCCCCTGTCCACCAGGCCCTCTTCGGCGAGCCGGCGGATCGCGGGGACAACCGTAGCACTCGTGGGCTCCACCAGGATGCCTTGCTTCGCGAGAGTCTTCAAGCCCTCGACAATACCTCTCTTGTCTACGACGACCAGCCCCCCGCCGCTCTCCCTAATGCTCTCGACGACCTCGCCCAGCCTCGGCGGGTTCGGAACCATGATCCCATCTGCTACTGGTTCCGCTTCAATATTCTCGTAAGGCTTCCCGTGCAGCGCCTCGTAGAGGATGGGGTTCGAGGCTGACTGCACCGCGAACATCCTGGGCCTTGAGCCGGAGTAGCCGTACTCGTGGAGCCTCTTGAAGCCCAGGTATACCCCGAGGAAGAGCCCCCCGCTGCCGACAGGGGCTACGACTGCATCAGGAACACCGTTCTCCTCGTAGAATTCGTAGGCTATTGTCGCGTTGGCCTCGGGGAAGAAAGGGCTCCAGAGGTGGCTGGCGTAGAAAGCGTTGCCCAGCTCGCCTAAGGCCCGCCTGGTAGCCTCTCCCCGTCCCCCCTCGACCTCCACTAGCCTGGCACCATAGAGCCTTATCTGTAGTTTTTTCCCATGGGGGGCTGTGGCTGGAGTGTAGATCCTGCAGTTTATCCCCGCGGCAGAGGAGTAAGCCGATATAGACGCACCCGCATTCCCAGAGCTGTCCTCAACTAACTCGGCAACCCTCGAGGCCTTCAGGTTTGTTACCATCAGGCTTGAACCCCTATCCTTGAAGGAGCCCGTCGGGTTCAGGAACTCCAGCTTGAAGAAAACCCTTAGGCCGAGCATTTCGACTTTCAATGTTGGAGTCCCGCCCTCCCCCAGGGTGACCGGCTCGGCCCTATCTACCAGGGGCAGTGAGGCCCTGTACCTCCACATGCTCCTTAGGCCATGTACGGGCCTGAACTCGAAGGAGTCGCAGGATACCTGTAGCGGCGCCCCGCACTCGCACCTCCACATGAGGGAGCCAAGCCTGTACTCCCGCCCGCAGTCCGGGCACTTCAGGGTGCAGGGCACGCTATATCATACTCACAAAATAGTTATAGTTGTTTTTGCTCGAGTAGAGCCTTCACGTCGCACAGATCCCGGACATCGCTTCCAACGTTGAGGACTCTTAGCCCCTGCAAGGCGTTCTTCACTCTCTCGCATATAGCTGTATTGTCGTCCACGAAAATAGCGTCCTCTGGGGCTAGCTCCAGAGACGCGAGTATCCGCTTGATCATCTCCTCCTTGAAGGGGTGTGGCTCTACAACGATCAAGTCGAAGTACTCCTTCAAGCCTAGGGCCTCGAGCGCGGCTAGGGCCTGCTCCGGGTTATTCCAGCTAGCGACGGCGAGCAACAAGCCCTTAGACTTCGCAAGCGCTAGTAGCTCCCT contains these protein-coding regions:
- a CDS encoding threonine synthase codes for the protein MPCTLKCPDCGREYRLGSLMWRCECGAPLQVSCDSFEFRPVHGLRSMWRYRASLPLVDRAEPVTLGEGGTPTLKVEMLGLRVFFKLEFLNPTGSFKDRGSSLMVTNLKASRVAELVEDSSGNAGASISAYSSAAGINCRIYTPATAPHGKKLQIRLYGARLVEVEGGRGEATRRALGELGNAFYASHLWSPFFPEANATIAYEFYEENGVPDAVVAPVGSGGLFLGVYLGFKRLHEYGYSGSRPRMFAVQSASNPILYEALHGKPYENIEAEPVADGIMVPNPPRLGEVVESIRESGGGLVVVDKRGIVEGLKTLAKQGILVEPTSATVVPAIRRLAEEGLVDRGESVLAPLTGSGLKALEKIERLLEY
- a CDS encoding magnesium-dependent phosphatase-1, whose amino-acid sequence is MKLLILDLDRTLWSHPDISSTSPPYRRVSEDAVTDSHGNTIRLNPCARELLALAKSKGLLLAVASWNNPEQALAALEALGLKEYFDLIVVEPHPFKEEMIKRILASLELAPEDAIFVDDNTAICERVKNALQGLRVLNVGSDVRDLCDVKALLEQKQL